One window of Drosophila gunungcola strain Sukarami chromosome 2L unlocalized genomic scaffold, Dgunungcola_SK_2 000037F, whole genome shotgun sequence genomic DNA carries:
- the LOC128253487 gene encoding cleavage and polyadenylation specificity factor subunit 4 translates to MDILLANVSGLQFKAERDLIEQVGAIPLPFYGMDKSIAAVCNFITRSGQECDKGSACPFRHIRGDRTIVCKHWLRGLCKKGDQCEFLHEYDMTKMPECYFYSRFNACHNKECPFLHIDPQSKVKDCPWYKRGFCRHGPHCRHQHLRRVLCMDYLAGFCPEGPACKHMHPHFELPPLAELSKDQLHKKLPTCHYCGELGHKANSCKQYVGSLEHRNNINAMDHSGGGHSGYSGGHSGHSEGNDNDNSNPNNSHHSQHGPHGQHGGPGGGGGGFVKVPTPLEEITCYKCGHKGHYANKCPKGHLAFLSNQHSHK, encoded by the coding sequence ATGGACATCCTACTGGCCAATGTGAGCGGGCTGCAGTTCAAGGCGGAGCGGGATTTGATCGAGCAGGTGGGCGCCATTCCGCTGCCCTTCTACGGCATGGACAAATCCATTGCGGCCGTCTGCAATTTCATCACCCGGAGTGGCCAGGAGTGCGACAAAGGAAGCGCCTGTCCATTCCGACATATTCGCGGCGACAGGACGATTGTGTGCAAGCACTGGCTGCGCGGACTGTGCAAAAAGGGCGACCAGTGCGAGTTCCTTCACGAGTACGACATGACCAAGATGCCCGAGTGCTACTTCTACTCCAGATTCAATGCCTGCCACAACAAGGAGTGTCCCTTCCTGCACATCGATCCGCAGAGCAAGGTGAAGGACTGTCCGTGGTACAAGCGCGGCTTCTGCCGCCATGGCCCCCATTGCAGGCATCAGCATCTCCGGCGCGTCCTGTGCATGGACTATTTGGCCGGGTTTTGCCCCGAAGGACCCGCCTGCAAGCATATGCATccacatttcgaactgccccCGCTGGCGGAACTGAGCAAGGATCAGCTGCACAAGAAACTGCCCACGTGCCACTATTGCGGCGAGCTGGGCCACAAGGCCAACTCGTGCAAGCAGTATGTGGGCAGTCTGGAGCATCGCAACAACATCAATGCCATGGATCACTCGGGCGGAGGGCATTCTGGCTACTCCGGTGGTCATTCTGGCCATTCCGAGGGCAATGACAATGACAACTCCAACCCCAACAACAGCCACCACAGTCAGCATGGTCCACATGGGCAACATGGTGGAcccggtggtggtggtggcggttTCGTCAAGGTGCCCACGCCGCTGGAGGAGATCACCTGCTACAAGTGCGGCCACAAGGGACACTACGCCAACAAGTGTCCCAAAGGACATCTCGCCTTTCTCTCCAATCAGCATAGTCATAAGTAG
- the LOC128253490 gene encoding post-GPI attachment to proteins factor 2, with amino-acid sequence MLPTYERFNDPKSVFFRLPFSRLALVALSLPLGGFFFCVIWSLTFDFVRSTYTHCDVTNYLPSVSAAIGNYEPQKTVWRLAIFLHLPLRLAVAKIYLEHYREHIRRSRRLLGILACFLNVIEDLALFCLSFWTSADHYETHRNAFVVFIACSECYMLVSYLLNRNIRKTVLLPHEEKSLRYKRNLFLVNVVAFGLAGYCFVRHNSHCEAGVYTFFALFEYIVVLTNMGFHMTSYWDFYALNVVCDAKHGLYLSQL; translated from the exons ATGCTGCCCACATACGAGCGTTTTAACGATCCCAAAAGCGTCTTCTTCCGGCTTCCCTTCTCAAGACTGGCACTGGTGGCTCTGAGTTTGCCCCTCGGAGGATTCTTCTTCTGTGTGATTTGGTCGCTGACCTTTGACTTTGTGAGGAGCACCTACACCCACTGCGATGTGACCAACTATCTGCCCTCCGTTTCGGCAGCCATTGGGAACTATGAGCCGCAGAAAACCGTTTGGCGATTGGCCATCTTCCTTCATTTACCACTTCGTTTGGCGGTGGCCAAAATCTACCTGGAGCACTACCGGGAACATATCCGTAGGAGCCGGAGATTGCTGGGCATCCTGGCCTGCTTCCTGAATGTCATCGAGGACTTGGCCCTTTTCTGCCTCTCATTTTGGACCTCCGCGGATCACTATGAAACGCATAGGAACGCCTTTGTGGTGTTTATAGCCTGTTCCGAGTGTTACATGCTGGTATCCTACCTGCTCAATAGGAACATCCGGAAAACCGTACTCCTGCCACACGAGGAGAAATCACTCAGATACAAGAGGAACCTGTTTCTGGTGAATGTGGTGGCCTTTGGATTGGCTGGCTACTGCTTCGTCAGGCACAATTCCCATTGCGAGGCGGGAG TCTATACCTTTTTTGCCTTGTTCGAGTACATCGTAGTGCTGACCAACATGGGCTTTCACATGACATCCTACTGGGACTTTTACGCCCTCAACGTGGTGTGCGATGCCAAGCACGGCCTTTACCTATCCCAATTATAG